A part of Aquaspirillum sp. LM1 genomic DNA contains:
- a CDS encoding ABC transporter permease — translation MAKRHSWWLWGAAALAYLFLYLPLVIVVVYSFNDSKLNAEWVGFTFSWYDKLFHNREMLTAAGNSMVIGVVSAVVATFFGTLAGMAMHRYKLRLLPFLVLTPIAIPEILMGVSLLIFFVLLNVTLGMTSIILAHVAFCIGFVAIVVRARMQGMDNSLVEAARDLGATPWLAFRLVTLPQIMPGILAGGLMAFTLSIDDFVITFFTAGVGSSTLPLQIYSMIKIAVTPEVNAISTLLMVLTLCLIVLASKLSPGALRAE, via the coding sequence ATGGCTAAACGACACTCCTGGTGGCTGTGGGGCGCAGCCGCGCTGGCCTATCTGTTTCTGTACCTGCCGCTGGTGATTGTGGTGGTGTATTCGTTCAACGATTCCAAGCTTAACGCCGAATGGGTGGGGTTTACCTTCAGCTGGTACGACAAGCTGTTTCATAATCGGGAAATGCTGACCGCCGCAGGCAATTCGATGGTGATTGGCGTGGTGTCTGCCGTGGTGGCCACCTTCTTTGGCACCCTGGCCGGCATGGCCATGCACCGCTACAAGCTGCGCCTGCTGCCGTTTCTGGTGCTCACGCCGATTGCCATCCCGGAAATCCTGATGGGGGTGAGCCTGCTGATTTTCTTTGTGCTGCTGAATGTCACCCTGGGCATGACCTCGATCATCCTGGCGCATGTGGCGTTTTGCATCGGCTTTGTGGCAATTGTGGTGCGCGCGCGCATGCAGGGCATGGACAACAGCCTGGTGGAAGCCGCTCGCGATCTGGGGGCCACGCCGTGGCTGGCGTTCCGTCTGGTGACGCTGCCGCAGATCATGCCGGGGATTCTGGCGGGCGGGCTGATGGCGTTTACCCTGTCGATTGATGATTTTGTGATTACTTTCTTTACTGCCGGGGTGGGCTCGTCCACCTTGCCGCTGCAGATTTATTCGATGATCAAGATTGCTGTGACGCCGGAGGTGAATGCGATTTCGACGCTGTTGATGGTGTTGACCTTGTGCTTGATTGTGCTGGCGTCGAAACTGTCGCCGGGGGCGTTGCGGGCGGAGTAG